A DNA window from Daucus carota subsp. sativus chromosome 3, DH1 v3.0, whole genome shotgun sequence contains the following coding sequences:
- the LOC108212253 gene encoding serine/threonine-protein phosphatase 7 long form homolog codes for MIMDAIRELGFDCIFRLGQFKHDRGLITAFIERWRGETHTFHLPFGEATITLEDVHHILGLPTEGDPLILRGASTTVEERRVLVREFLGLLPEAKDDVNRGGLKIKWLVDNFGSCERLEQLDPEDIGYGVQVTYHIRAHLLCVIGSLFPHSSGNRVQLDLLWLLRDMGQLRRYSWGSAVLGFLYQKLCCSSRDNCTDFCGYATLLQVWIYERFPSLAPRHRGQPLFEYPLALRWKAPLRHCEVPHAQSRMTQYELDALTPRQFRWRPYADLPAEHHPEATVYLRWTAPAPMMYMSYVEWCYTDRVTRQFGFMQGVPYSSPYPNHQLLHDHYNEQIDWMYARQPFVDLWDTRMERALASPPLMHGEGCTASYLPWFHRVTRRIIINPLHWPQQQGAFQGTQLSTQELENIQLKYTCLNIHA; via the exons ATGATCATGGATGCAATCAGGGAGTTAGGATTTGATTGCATATTTAGGCTGGGACAGTTCAAGCACGACAGGGGTTTGATTACAGCCTTTATCGAGAGATGGCGTGGAGAGACGCACACCTTCCACCTGCCGTTCGGAGAGGCCACTATCACTCTTGAGGATGTTCATCACATTCTCGGGTTACCCACTGAGGGTGATCCACTCATCCTCCGTGGAGCGAGTACCACCGTGGAGGAAAGGCGCGTGCTAGTACGCGAATTTCTTGGGCTATTACCAGAAGCCAAGGACGATGTTAACCGAGGTGGTTTAAAGATCAAATGGCTTGTGGATAACTTCGGGTCTTGTGAGCGGTTGGAGCAGTTGGATCCAGAGGATATAGGTTATGGTGTACAGGTTACCTACCATATTCGGGCGCACCTACTATGCGTTATTGGATCATTGTTCCCCCACAGCAGCGGGAATCGCGTGCAGCTTGACCTTCTATGGTTACTGAGGGACATGGGCCAGCTGCGTCGGTATAGCTGGGGTAGTGCTGTTCTTGGCTTCCTATACCAGAAGCTATGTTGTTCTAGCCGGGATAACTGTACTGATTTCTGTGGCTACGCCACATTGCTACAG GTGTGGATTTACGAGCGCTTTCCGTCACTAGCGCCTAGGCACAGGGGTCAACCCTTGTTCGAGTACCCGCTGGCGCTGAG GTGGAAGGCGCCACTTAGGCATTGTGAGGTGCCGCATGCGCAGAGCCGCATGACACAATATGAGTTGGATGCGTTGACACCCCGACAGTTTCGATGGAGGCCATATGCTGATTTACCTGCAGAGCATCACCCGGAGGCCACTGTGTACTTGCGTTGGACGGCTCCCGCCCCCATGATGTACATGTCCTACGTCGAGTGGTGCTACACGGACAGGGTGACGAGGCAGTTTGGTTTTATGCAGGGTGTACCATATTCCTCTCCCTACCCTAATCATCAGCTGCTGCACGACCACTACAACGAGCAGATTGATTGGATGTACGCGAGGCAGCCATTTGTTGATCTTTGGGATACGCGCATGGAGCGTGCCCTCGCATCTCCTCCACTTATGCATGGCGAGGGTTGCACTGCCTCATACCTGCCATGGTTCCACAGGGTCACACGTCGAATCATCATTAACCCCTTACACTGGCCACAGCAGCAGGGTGCCTTCCAGGGAACACAGCTCTCGACACAGGAACTGGAAAATATACAGCTTAAATATACATGTTTAAATATACATGCTTAA
- the LOC108213733 gene encoding uncharacterized protein LOC108213733 codes for MEKTDYTINRVSLIEGADEHQYHLNKIISRATSVGLSSRVYYRNSNGAVPFKWEMQPGKAKNPPRKDVIPPPSPPPAVHNRWLAKHNRLPDPQSFKESSSLSRLRFWKKRSKKIIINGRKIEERRNGNVTDGVHKYETGEFGESDGEFTGSGNDSRSSPSMSSSSSNSNSSLHLSRFATPWNVTDVLQIEEHSQTYDEQGQRTACANENDGALFKTNLSRNSTINQSSRLFYQNPGSVPFKWEKLPGTSKNPAKEETVPPPSPPPAVQSLGLTTPRVQFQSEKPKTNTLRLLLKKCKINVEAKKKFQGLSLQKSRKLDVDNISLASVSSRGLSQRMLRNVVANSSCYGAGKPKSIRDV; via the exons ATGGAAAAAACAGATTACACTATCAACAGAGTTTCTCTAATTGAAGGTGCTGATGAACATCAATATCACTTGAATAAAATTATCTCTCGCGCAACCTCGGTGGGATTATCGTCGAGAGTATACTATCGGAACTCGAACGGAGCTGTTCCCTTTAAATGGGAAATGCAGCCCGGGAAGGCGAAAAATCCACCGCGAAAAGATGTAATTCCACCACCGAGCCCTCCACCAGCGGTGCACAACCGATGGCTAGCTAAGCATAACCGGTTACCCGACCCGCAGTCTTTTAAGGAGTCTAGTTCATTGTCTAGATTGAGGTTTTGGAAGAAAAGAAGCAAGAAGATTATTATAAATGGACGAAAGATTGAGGAGAGACGAAATGGTAATGTCACTGATGGTGTGCACAAGTATGAAACAGGTGAGTTTGGTGAGTCTGATGGAGAGTTCACTGGATCGGGTAATGATTCTAGAAGCTCCCCGTCTATGTCTTCGTCTTCGTCGAATAGTAACTCTTCTCTGCATCTATCAAGGTTCGCAACTCCATGGAACGTGACAGATGTACTGCAG ATTGAAGAGCATTCGCAAACATATGATGAACAAGGGCAACGTACAGCATGTGCAAACGAAAACGATGGAGCATTATTCAAAACAAATCTTTCAAGAAATTCTACAATAAACCAGTCCTCTCGATTGTTCTATCAGAATCCAGGAAGTGTTCCCTTTAAGTGGGAGAAGTTGCCGGGAACATCGAAGAATCCAGCCAAAGAGGAGACCGTTCCACCGCCAAGTCCTCCACCAGCGGTTCAAAGCTTGGGACTAACGACTCCTCGCGTCCAATTTCAATCGGAGAAGCCGAAAACAAATACTTTGAGATTGTTGTTGAAGAAGTGCAAGATCAATGTAGAGGCTAAGAAGAAGTTTCAAGGGCTAAGCCTTCAGAAATCTCGAAAATTAGATgttgataatattagtttagCATCTGTTTCCTCGCGTGGTCTCTCACAAAGGATGTTGAGAAATGTGGTAGCTAATTCTTCTTGTTATGGTGCTGGAAAGCCGAAAAGTATTAGAGACGTATAG